AAATGTTCGAGATCATTTTCCGCATCGATTGCTCCATCTTCAGGAACTCCGCCACCGTCTGTTGGTTGTGCTCCAGTAAATGATTGATTTCAATCAAGACAGGGATCAATGCGCGGTCGTCTGTAAAAATGAGCAGCTTCTCGCTTGTTCTGCCTGCGATAATTTCTTGCAACCGATTGTGGATCTGCACCAGATTGGCGCTTCTCGCTCGATAAGCTCGATACTGGATCGCAACCACTACCATCAAAATAACGACGAGCAATGCTAACACGATCACCATATCATTGTCCTTCCCACTTGTAACCGATGCCCCACAGTGTCTTGATATAATGGGGCTCAGACGGCTGGTCTTCGATCTTCTCACGCAAGCGGCGAATGTGAACGTTAATCACATTCTCGTCGCCGTAATATTCGTCGTTCCATATAAATCCGTACAGTTGGGCCTTCGTGAACACACGATTCGGGTTCGTAGCGAACAGCTTCAGGATTTCGAATTCTTTGGCCGTCAGCTTCAGATCATTGCCATGCTTCGAAGCCGAATAATTGTCCAGGTCAATGTGAAGCTCGCCGAAAATCAGCACTTTAGACGCGGAAGAAGCCTGATCTGCAGCAGCCAATCTGGGATTGGAATATGTCGTAGCCCGGCGAATTGACGCTTTGATCCGGGCAGAAATTTCAATAAGAGAAAATGGCTTCGCTATGTAA
The window above is part of the Paenibacillus lutimineralis genome. Proteins encoded here:
- a CDS encoding response regulator transcription factor — encoded protein: MPYNILLIEDDIEIIEMLRNYLTKEGYDVSAAFNGLDGITLFRQSVFDIVVVDIMMPKLDGIEVIKLIRENSSVPILIMSAKDSDVDKAIGLGFGADDYIAKPFSLIEISARIKASIRRATTYSNPRLAAADQASSASKVLIFGELHIDLDNYSASKHGNDLKLTAKEFEILKLFATNPNRVFTKAQLYGFIWNDEYYGDENVINVHIRRLREKIEDQPSEPHYIKTLWGIGYKWEGQ